Proteins encoded together in one Psychrobacter sanguinis window:
- the rplW gene encoding 50S ribosomal protein L23 — MNNARLYQVLKGPVFSEKSQLLGDSLGVQVFKVDNNATKREIKKAVELMFEGVEVTKVNTLNVKGKTKRFGRTVGRRNDYKKAYVTLKAGQDVQMADAGEEIAENAASTSETANNE, encoded by the coding sequence ATGAATAACGCAAGACTTTATCAGGTCTTAAAAGGGCCTGTGTTCTCAGAGAAATCTCAGCTGTTAGGTGACTCGCTAGGTGTTCAAGTTTTCAAAGTTGACAACAATGCCACTAAGCGTGAAATCAAAAAAGCAGTCGAGTTAATGTTTGAAGGTGTGGAAGTTACTAAGGTAAACACCTTAAATGTTAAAGGTAAAACAAAGCGCTTTGGTCGCACTGTAGGTCGTCGTAATGACTATAAAAAAGCCTATGTGACTTTAAAAGCTGGTCAAGATGTACAAATGGCTGATGCTGGTGAAGAGATTGCAGAAAATGCAGCTTCTACTAGCGAAACAGCGAACAACGAATAA
- the rplV gene encoding 50S ribosomal protein L22 — MEVTAKLRGAAISAQKVRLVADEVRGKSIERALDILAFSNKKGAVFVKKCLESAIANAEHNHGLDIDTLKVSTIYVDEGTTLKRILPRAKGRADRISKRTCHITVKVGE, encoded by the coding sequence ATGGAAGTAACTGCAAAATTACGCGGTGCCGCCATTTCGGCACAGAAAGTTCGACTTGTCGCAGATGAAGTTCGTGGTAAGTCTATTGAGCGTGCTTTGGATATCCTTGCGTTCAGCAACAAAAAAGGCGCAGTATTCGTTAAGAAATGTCTTGAGTCTGCTATTGCTAATGCTGAACACAACCACGGTTTAGATATCGATACGCTTAAAGTATCAACTATCTATGTGGATGAAGGCACCACGCTAAAGCGTATCCTACCACGTGCAAAGGGTCGTGCTGATCGTATCAGTAAACGTACCTGTCACATCACTGTTAAGGTAGGAGAATAA
- the rplX gene encoding 50S ribosomal protein L24, translating to MAKLRKGDNVIVIAGKDKGKQGTVLAVKNDRIKVEGINIVTKHQKPNAATGAEGGIVKQEAFLHISNVAILNAQTQKADRITYQFDEDGKKQRVYRSNGEVVATA from the coding sequence ATGGCTAAATTACGTAAAGGCGACAATGTCATTGTTATTGCTGGGAAAGATAAAGGCAAACAAGGCACTGTGCTAGCGGTAAAAAATGACCGTATCAAAGTTGAAGGCATTAACATTGTAACCAAACACCAAAAGCCAAATGCGGCGACTGGTGCGGAAGGTGGCATCGTTAAGCAAGAAGCATTTTTACATATTTCTAACGTCGCAATTTTAAATGCGCAAACCCAAAAAGCTGATCGTATTACTTATCAGTTTGACGAAGACGGCAAAAAGCAACGTGTCTATCGTTCAAACGGTGAAGTAGTGGCGACTGCGTAA
- the rpsQ gene encoding 30S ribosomal protein S17 — protein MSDDIQQTEGVGIVTGKVVSNKMDKSITVLIERKVRHPLYGKQIRRSTKIKAHDENNVCKEGDVVRIIETRPISKTKSWKLVDVVETAEKI, from the coding sequence ATGAGTGACGATATTCAACAAACCGAAGGTGTAGGTATTGTTACTGGTAAGGTTGTCAGTAACAAGATGGATAAGTCTATTACAGTGCTAATCGAACGTAAAGTTCGTCACCCACTATATGGCAAACAGATCCGTCGTTCTACGAAAATTAAAGCCCATGACGAAAACAATGTCTGTAAAGAAGGTGATGTGGTTCGTATTATCGAAACACGTCCAATCTCTAAGACAAAGTCTTGGAAATTAGTTGACGTTGTGGAAACAGCGGAAAAAATATAA
- the rpmC gene encoding 50S ribosomal protein L29, which produces MKISELRDKSVEELTGLLDEKQLDAFRLRMAKATGQLGSTHEVRANRRAIAQIKTLINEKQRGA; this is translated from the coding sequence ATGAAGATCAGTGAATTACGAGACAAATCAGTAGAAGAGCTGACTGGATTACTAGACGAGAAGCAACTTGACGCATTTCGTCTTCGTATGGCTAAAGCCACCGGTCAACTAGGTAGCACACACGAAGTCAGAGCCAATCGCCGTGCGATCGCTCAAATTAAGACTTTGATTAATGAAAAACAAAGAGGCGCCTAA
- the rplF gene encoding 50S ribosomal protein L6: MSRVAKAPVALPKGVSVTLNGQQVEVKGTKGTMSLRLHDLVELKQEEDQVVLSPVSDSKDAWMYTGTMRSLVNNLVIGVSEGFERKLQLIGVGYRAQVAGNKVTLNVGYSHPVEYTLPEGVTAETPTQTEIILKSNDKQALGQAAAKIRGYRPPEPYKGKGIRYSDEHVVRKEAKKK, from the coding sequence ATGTCTCGTGTGGCTAAAGCCCCAGTAGCACTGCCTAAGGGCGTAAGTGTTACTTTGAACGGTCAGCAGGTAGAAGTTAAAGGCACTAAAGGTACTATGTCTTTACGCCTGCATGATTTGGTCGAGCTAAAACAAGAAGAAGATCAAGTTGTCTTATCACCTGTTTCTGATTCTAAAGATGCTTGGATGTACACTGGTACTATGCGTTCACTAGTTAACAATTTAGTGATCGGTGTATCTGAAGGGTTCGAAAGAAAGCTTCAATTGATCGGTGTTGGTTATCGTGCTCAAGTAGCGGGTAATAAAGTAACTTTAAACGTTGGTTACTCTCATCCAGTTGAGTACACGCTTCCAGAAGGTGTTACTGCTGAAACTCCAACCCAAACTGAAATCATTTTAAAATCAAATGATAAGCAGGCACTAGGTCAAGCTGCTGCGAAAATCCGTGGTTATCGTCCACCTGAGCCATATAAAGGTAAAGGTATCCGTTATAGTGACGAGCATGTGGTTCGTAAAGAAGCTAAGAAAAAATAA
- the rpsM gene encoding 30S ribosomal protein S13, which translates to MARIAGVNIPDNKHAVISLTYIFGIGRTTAQKILAAVGIEPTTKVSQLDDAQLDAIRAEVGNYMTEGDLRREVSMNIKRLVDLGCYRGIRHRRNLPVRGQNTKNNARTRKGPIRSIKR; encoded by the coding sequence ATGGCTCGTATTGCCGGCGTCAATATCCCGGATAACAAGCATGCAGTGATTTCATTGACTTATATCTTTGGTATCGGTCGTACTACCGCTCAGAAAATCTTAGCAGCGGTTGGTATTGAACCTACTACTAAAGTCAGTCAATTAGATGACGCACAGCTTGATGCTATCCGTGCAGAAGTTGGTAACTACATGACAGAGGGTGACCTACGTCGTGAAGTTTCAATGAATATCAAGCGTTTGGTCGATTTAGGTTGTTACCGTGGCATTCGCCATCGTCGTAATTTACCTGTAAGAGGTCAAAACACGAAGAACAACGCTCGTACTCGTAAGGGTCCGATTCGTTCAATTAAAAGATAA
- the rpsE gene encoding 30S ribosomal protein S5 has protein sequence MAKVEQNDGLVEKLVSVDRVSKVVKGGRIFSFTALTVVGDGNGRVGFGRGKAREVPAAIQKALEAAKRNMITVDLDGVTLQHPIIARHGASKVYMQPANEGTGVIAGGAVRAVLESAGVEDVLTKCYGSTNPTNVVRATFNGLRDMSSPEKAAAKRGKSVDEILG, from the coding sequence ATGGCTAAAGTAGAGCAAAATGACGGTTTAGTAGAAAAATTAGTTTCTGTTGATCGTGTATCTAAAGTAGTTAAAGGTGGTCGTATTTTCTCATTCACAGCATTGACTGTTGTTGGTGATGGTAACGGCCGTGTAGGTTTTGGACGTGGTAAAGCTCGTGAAGTTCCAGCGGCTATCCAAAAAGCACTTGAAGCTGCTAAACGCAATATGATCACTGTAGATCTTGATGGCGTTACTTTACAGCACCCAATTATTGCCCGTCATGGTGCAAGTAAAGTATACATGCAGCCAGCTAACGAAGGTACTGGCGTAATCGCCGGTGGTGCAGTACGTGCCGTTCTTGAATCAGCTGGTGTAGAAGACGTATTAACTAAATGTTATGGTTCAACGAACCCAACTAACGTAGTACGTGCAACATTCAATGGTTTACGTGATATGTCGTCTCCTGAAAAGGCGGCTGCAAAACGTGGTAAATCTGTAGACGAAATCTTGGGCTAA
- the rpmD gene encoding 50S ribosomal protein L30 yields the protein MKKMKVTQIKSGAHRLKSHKACLMGLGLRRIGHTVEVEDTPSTRGMVNRINYMVKVEEA from the coding sequence ATGAAAAAAATGAAAGTTACTCAAATTAAATCTGGTGCCCATCGCCTCAAGAGCCACAAAGCTTGTCTTATGGGCCTTGGTTTACGCCGTATTGGACATACAGTTGAAGTTGAAGACACGCCTTCAACCCGTGGAATGGTGAATCGCATCAATTACATGGTAAAAGTGGAGGAAGCGTAA
- the rpsN gene encoding 30S ribosomal protein S14, which produces MAKKSMINRELKREKMVAKYAEKRANLKAIISDMNASDEERMDAILELQSLPRNSSPVRLRNRCGVTGRPHGYFRKFGLSRNILRERVMQGDVPGVRKASW; this is translated from the coding sequence ATGGCAAAAAAGAGCATGATTAATCGCGAATTAAAACGCGAGAAAATGGTTGCTAAGTATGCTGAGAAGCGTGCAAATCTTAAAGCAATCATTAGTGACATGAACGCAAGTGATGAAGAAAGAATGGACGCCATTCTTGAGCTTCAATCACTGCCACGTAATTCGTCTCCAGTAAGACTACGTAATCGTTGTGGTGTAACTGGCCGTCCTCATGGTTACTTCCGTAAGTTTGGTTTATCACGTAACATTTTACGCGAACGCGTAATGCAAGGTGATGTTCCAGGCGTTCGTAAAGCTAGTTGGTAA
- the rpsK gene encoding 30S ribosomal protein S11, with the protein MAKDTRGRKKTARRSVSEGVAHIHASFNNTIVTITDRQGNALAWATSGGQGFRGSRKSTPFAAQVAAEVAGKAAQETYGVKNVDVLVKGPGPGRESAVRALGALGYKINSISDVTPIPHNGCRPPKKRRV; encoded by the coding sequence ATGGCAAAAGACACCCGTGGTCGTAAAAAAACGGCACGTCGTTCGGTATCCGAGGGCGTAGCCCACATTCATGCGTCTTTTAATAACACCATTGTAACGATTACTGATCGTCAAGGTAATGCATTGGCTTGGGCCACCTCTGGTGGACAAGGCTTCCGTGGTTCACGTAAATCTACTCCATTTGCAGCCCAGGTTGCAGCTGAAGTTGCTGGTAAAGCAGCTCAGGAAACTTATGGTGTAAAAAATGTCGATGTTCTGGTTAAAGGTCCAGGACCGGGTCGTGAGTCTGCGGTAAGAGCTTTAGGTGCATTAGGTTATAAAATTAACAGCATATCTGATGTAACCCCAATCCCACACAACGGTTGCCGTCCGCCTAAAAAGCGTCGCGTATAA
- the secY gene encoding preprotein translocase subunit SecY: MAKQSVPTSAIPMNPLVFIRKYDELWSRLLFLMGALVVYRLGSHIPVPGINPVSLAELFSRNENTILSMFNMFSGGALERMSIMALGIMPYISASIIVQMMSAVLPSLEALKKEGESGRRKLNKYTRQGTLFLASIQAIFMCTGLISQNLTLSSGLTFYIPAVSSLVAGAMFLMWLGEQITERGVGNGISMLIFASIVASVPSMLGQSFDMVKNDPQSLIVLLVFAVLGIAVTAGIVFIERAQRRIPVNYAQKQQLGRKIYADQQSHLPLKINMAGVIPAIFASALLMFPASLGQWVGNSADPSAWQQFLQTLSLVLAPGQPLYLVLFGAMIIFFCYFYTALVFSPREVAENLKRSGAYIPGIRPGLQTQRYLDHVLNRLTFIGAIYMTVICLMPMLLQSSFGIPFHLGGTSLLIMVVVVMDFISQLQAHLMTHQYHEQTLIR, from the coding sequence ATGGCGAAGCAATCTGTGCCTACCTCTGCAATTCCGATGAATCCGCTTGTCTTTATTCGTAAGTATGATGAGCTATGGAGTCGCTTGTTGTTTTTGATGGGGGCGCTGGTTGTTTACCGTTTAGGTTCACATATTCCAGTTCCTGGTATTAATCCAGTTAGCCTAGCTGAATTGTTCTCTCGTAATGAAAACACCATCTTGAGCATGTTTAACATGTTCTCTGGTGGTGCTTTAGAGAGAATGTCGATTATGGCTTTAGGTATCATGCCTTATATCTCAGCTTCTATTATTGTTCAAATGATGTCAGCAGTATTGCCCTCATTGGAAGCTTTGAAAAAAGAAGGAGAGTCCGGTCGTCGTAAACTCAATAAGTATACGAGACAAGGCACTCTCTTTTTGGCGTCTATCCAAGCCATTTTTATGTGTACTGGATTAATCAGTCAAAACCTGACATTGTCTTCAGGATTAACATTTTATATTCCTGCTGTGAGTTCTCTTGTAGCAGGCGCCATGTTCTTGATGTGGCTTGGTGAGCAAATTACAGAACGCGGTGTGGGCAATGGTATTTCAATGCTTATTTTTGCAAGCATTGTGGCCAGTGTGCCTAGTATGTTAGGTCAGTCCTTTGACATGGTCAAAAACGACCCTCAAAGTCTGATTGTACTGTTAGTATTTGCGGTATTAGGTATTGCAGTGACAGCGGGTATTGTGTTTATCGAAAGAGCACAGCGTCGTATCCCTGTAAACTATGCCCAAAAACAACAACTAGGTCGTAAAATTTACGCTGATCAGCAATCACATTTGCCATTAAAGATTAATATGGCCGGGGTAATCCCAGCTATTTTTGCAAGTGCGTTGTTGATGTTCCCTGCAAGTTTAGGACAATGGGTAGGTAATTCTGCCGATCCTAGTGCATGGCAGCAATTTTTACAAACTCTGTCATTGGTTCTAGCACCGGGTCAGCCCTTATATTTGGTTTTATTTGGTGCAATGATTATCTTCTTCTGTTACTTCTATACGGCACTAGTGTTTAGTCCGAGAGAAGTGGCGGAGAACTTGAAGCGTAGTGGTGCTTATATTCCAGGTATTAGACCTGGCTTACAAACTCAGCGTTACTTAGATCATGTTTTAAATCGCTTAACCTTTATCGGTGCTATTTATATGACTGTGATTTGTTTAATGCCGATGCTACTGCAATCTTCATTTGGCATACCATTCCACTTAGGTGGTACATCACTTTTAATTATGGTAGTCGTGGTGATGGATTTCATATCCCAGCTACAGGCTCACTTAATGACACATCAGTATCATGAGCAGACATTAATCAGATAG
- the rplP gene encoding 50S ribosomal protein L16, translated as MLQPKRTKFRKMFKGRNTGLSHRGSTVAFGQFGLKSVGRGRMTARQIEAARRAITRKVKRGGKIWIRVFPDKPITNKPLEVRMGKGKGPVEYWVCEIKPGKMLYEIEGVSEELAREAFTLAAAKLPFKTTIVKRTIM; from the coding sequence ATGTTACAACCAAAACGTACTAAATTTCGCAAAATGTTCAAAGGGCGTAACACGGGTTTATCACATCGTGGAAGCACTGTAGCATTTGGTCAATTTGGCTTAAAATCAGTTGGTCGTGGTCGTATGACTGCTCGTCAAATTGAAGCCGCACGTCGTGCTATTACTCGTAAGGTTAAGCGTGGTGGTAAAATCTGGATTCGTGTATTCCCAGACAAACCAATCACCAACAAACCATTAGAAGTTCGTATGGGTAAAGGTAAAGGTCCTGTAGAATACTGGGTATGCGAAATCAAACCAGGTAAAATGCTTTATGAGATCGAAGGGGTTTCAGAAGAATTAGCACGCGAAGCGTTCACGCTTGCTGCAGCTAAGCTTCCCTTCAAAACTACCATTGTTAAGCGGACGATAATGTAA
- the rplE gene encoding 50S ribosomal protein L5, with the protein MARLKSLYNDQYKQQIKDELGLENVMQVPKITKITLNMGVGGASQDKKLLEGAVADMTAIAGQKPVITKARKSVAGFKIREEWPIGCKVTLRGEQMYEFLDRLIAIAIPRIRDFRGFSPKAFDGRGNYSLGIKEQIVFPEVDYDKIDRLRGLDITITTSAQDDEQGRALLKAFGFPFK; encoded by the coding sequence ATGGCTAGATTAAAATCACTATACAATGACCAGTACAAGCAACAGATCAAAGATGAACTAGGCTTGGAAAATGTCATGCAAGTACCAAAAATCACCAAAATTACTCTTAACATGGGTGTTGGCGGTGCTTCACAAGACAAGAAGCTTTTAGAAGGTGCCGTAGCGGACATGACTGCAATTGCAGGTCAGAAGCCGGTAATTACTAAAGCTCGTAAATCTGTCGCTGGCTTTAAAATTCGTGAAGAATGGCCGATTGGCTGTAAAGTGACACTTCGTGGCGAGCAAATGTATGAGTTTTTAGATCGTCTCATTGCTATTGCTATCCCACGTATCCGTGACTTCCGCGGCTTTTCACCAAAAGCTTTCGATGGTCGTGGTAACTACTCGTTAGGTATTAAAGAGCAAATCGTTTTCCCAGAAGTTGATTATGATAAAATTGATCGCCTTCGTGGGCTTGATATCACTATCACGACATCTGCTCAGGATGACGAGCAGGGTCGCGCATTGCTTAAAGCATTCGGCTTCCCATTCAAATAG
- the rpsH gene encoding 30S ribosomal protein S8 — protein MSMQDTVADMLTRIRNAQMARKVSVAMPSSKLRKSIADLLVQEGYIASADVTDEGNGKATLSIELKYFEGKPVIEVIKRYSRPGLRQYRGKDAIPSVQQGLGVAIVSTSQGIMSDRAARAAGIGGEVIAFVA, from the coding sequence ATGAGTATGCAAGATACAGTTGCTGATATGCTAACCCGTATCCGTAACGCACAAATGGCACGTAAAGTTTCTGTTGCTATGCCTAGCTCTAAGCTACGTAAGTCAATCGCTGACCTACTAGTTCAAGAAGGTTACATCGCTTCTGCTGACGTAACTGATGAAGGTAATGGTAAAGCAACACTTAGCATTGAATTAAAATACTTCGAAGGCAAGCCTGTAATCGAAGTAATCAAACGCTATAGCCGTCCAGGTTTACGTCAATACCGCGGTAAAGACGCAATCCCATCGGTACAGCAAGGTTTAGGCGTTGCGATTGTTTCTACCAGCCAAGGCATTATGAGCGATCGCGCTGCTCGTGCTGCTGGCATCGGTGGCGAAGTTATCGCATTTGTTGCTTAA
- the rplR gene encoding 50S ribosomal protein L18: MFDKKAARLRRAKKTRAHIRYLGVHRLVVNRTPRHIYAQIISPTGGEVLAQASTLDETLRSGATGNVDAATAVGKLIAERGKSAGITKVAFDRSGFKYHGRVKALADAARENGLEF; encoded by the coding sequence ATGTTTGATAAAAAAGCTGCTCGCTTACGTCGAGCTAAGAAAACACGTGCCCACATCCGTTATTTAGGTGTGCATCGTTTAGTTGTTAACCGTACTCCACGCCATATTTATGCTCAGATCATCTCTCCGACTGGCGGAGAAGTATTGGCTCAAGCTTCAACACTTGACGAAACATTACGCTCTGGCGCTACTGGTAACGTTGATGCAGCAACTGCTGTAGGTAAACTTATCGCTGAACGTGGAAAATCTGCAGGTATCACTAAAGTTGCCTTTGACCGTAGTGGTTTTAAATACCACGGTCGCGTTAAAGCATTGGCTGACGCCGCTCGTGAAAATGGATTGGAGTTTTAA
- the rpsD gene encoding 30S ribosomal protein S4, whose product MARYIGPKLKLSRREGTDLQLKSGVKPYDVKTKKAGRVPGQHGNTRNKASEYSLQLREKQKVKRMYGVLERQFANYYKESARARGATGEHLLQMLERRLDNVVYRMGFGSTRAEARQLVSHRAIMLKKAGRDEFVRVNIPSIQVQDGDVIAIHEKAKEQLRIKNAIELATQRGIPEWLDVDHSKMQGTFKQAPDRIDLPAEITESLIVELYSK is encoded by the coding sequence ATGGCCCGTTATATAGGTCCAAAATTAAAGTTGTCGCGTCGTGAAGGTACTGATTTACAATTAAAATCAGGTGTTAAACCTTATGACGTTAAAACTAAAAAAGCAGGTCGCGTACCTGGTCAACATGGCAATACGCGCAATAAAGCTTCTGAATACTCGCTACAGTTGCGTGAGAAGCAAAAAGTTAAGCGTATGTATGGCGTTTTAGAGCGTCAGTTCGCTAACTACTATAAAGAATCTGCACGTGCTCGCGGCGCAACTGGTGAACACCTATTGCAAATGCTAGAGCGCCGTTTAGACAACGTAGTATATCGTATGGGCTTTGGTTCAACTCGTGCTGAAGCACGTCAGTTAGTAAGCCACCGTGCGATTATGCTTAAGAAAGCTGGTCGTGATGAGTTTGTTCGTGTGAACATTCCATCAATCCAAGTTCAAGATGGTGATGTAATCGCTATTCATGAAAAAGCGAAAGAACAGTTACGTATTAAGAATGCTATCGAACTTGCTACCCAACGTGGTATCCCTGAGTGGTTAGACGTTGATCATAGCAAAATGCAAGGTACATTTAAGCAAGCT
- the rpsS gene encoding 30S ribosomal protein S19, whose product MPRSLKKGPFIDAHLFAKVEKAVESNSRKPIKTWSRRSMILPQMVGLTISVHNGRTHVPVIISEQMVGHKLGEFAPTRTYRGHGFDKKAKK is encoded by the coding sequence ATGCCTCGTTCATTGAAAAAAGGTCCATTCATTGATGCGCATCTGTTTGCCAAAGTAGAAAAAGCTGTAGAGTCAAACTCTCGCAAGCCAATCAAAACTTGGTCACGTCGCTCGATGATTCTGCCACAAATGGTTGGTCTAACAATATCTGTTCACAACGGCCGTACACATGTACCGGTTATCATTAGTGAGCAAATGGTAGGCCATAAACTAGGTGAATTTGCCCCGACTCGCACATATCGCGGTCATGGCTTTGACAAGAAAGCAAAAAAATAA
- the rpmJ gene encoding 50S ribosomal protein L36 yields the protein MKVQASVKKICGSCKVVRRKGKVHVICKAEPRHKQRQG from the coding sequence ATGAAAGTTCAAGCATCTGTTAAGAAAATTTGTGGTAGCTGTAAAGTAGTACGTCGTAAAGGTAAAGTACACGTTATCTGCAAAGCAGAACCACGTCATAAACAACGTCAAGGTTAA
- the rplO gene encoding 50S ribosomal protein L15 produces MGLKLNELSPGVGAKKTAHRKGRGIGSGLGKTGGRGVKGQKSRSGSSIRTGFEGGQMPLFRRVPKFGFTSQMALTTAEVRLSELNKIDGDVVSVETLKEANIIRHDMKRARIILSGEITKAYTFKGVKVTKGAKAAIEAAGGTVEETEE; encoded by the coding sequence ATGGGACTTAAATTAAACGAATTATCACCAGGCGTAGGCGCTAAAAAAACTGCACACCGTAAAGGTCGTGGTATCGGTTCTGGCCTAGGCAAGACTGGTGGCCGTGGTGTTAAAGGTCAGAAGTCACGTTCTGGTTCAAGCATTCGTACAGGTTTTGAAGGCGGTCAAATGCCTTTATTCCGTCGTGTACCTAAGTTTGGTTTTACCAGTCAAATGGCATTAACCACTGCAGAAGTACGTCTATCTGAACTTAATAAGATCGATGGCGACGTAGTAAGCGTTGAAACTTTAAAAGAAGCTAACATTATCCGTCATGACATGAAACGTGCGCGTATCATCTTATCTGGCGAGATTACTAAAGCTTATACATTTAAAGGTGTTAAAGTGACCAAAGGTGCTAAAGCTGCTATTGAAGCTGCTGGTGGCACAGTTGAGGAAACTGAGGAGTAA
- the rplB gene encoding 50S ribosomal protein L2: MPIVKAKPTSPGRRFVEKVVHPHLYKGRPHAPLVEAQGRSGGRNNNGRITSRHIGGGHKQHYRIIDFKRTKDNIPATVERIEYDPNRTAHIALLKYADGERRYIIAPKKLKVGDTVMSGESSPIRAGNCLPLKNIPVGTTISNIELKIGKGAQMARSAGASVQLLGKDGIYAILRLRSGETRRVHVNCRAVIGEVSNTENNLKSLGKAGASRWRGVRPTVRGTAMNPVDHPHGGGEGRTMGKHPTTPWGQKTKGLKTRSNKRTDSMIIRRRRAKKK; this comes from the coding sequence ATGCCTATCGTAAAAGCAAAGCCAACATCACCAGGTCGCCGTTTTGTTGAAAAAGTGGTGCATCCACACCTTTACAAAGGTCGTCCGCATGCCCCACTTGTTGAAGCACAAGGTAGATCAGGTGGTCGTAATAACAATGGTCGTATTACGTCACGTCATATTGGTGGTGGACATAAACAACACTATCGTATCATCGACTTCAAACGTACTAAAGACAATATCCCAGCAACGGTAGAGCGTATCGAATACGATCCAAACCGTACTGCTCATATTGCTTTACTTAAATACGCTGACGGTGAGCGTCGTTATATTATCGCACCTAAGAAACTTAAAGTTGGCGATACAGTAATGTCAGGTGAATCATCACCAATTCGTGCAGGTAACTGTTTACCACTGAAAAACATTCCAGTAGGTACTACAATTAGTAATATCGAACTAAAAATCGGTAAAGGCGCGCAAATGGCTCGCTCAGCTGGTGCTTCAGTTCAGTTGCTAGGTAAAGATGGTATTTACGCAATCTTACGTTTACGTTCAGGCGAAACTCGTCGTGTACACGTAAATTGCCGCGCAGTTATTGGTGAAGTTTCAAATACTGAAAACAACCTAAAATCACTTGGTAAAGCAGGTGCATCTCGTTGGCGCGGTGTTCGTCCAACGGTTCGTGGTACTGCGATGAACCCAGTAGATCACCCACATGGTGGTGGTGAAGGTCGTACAATGGGTAAACATCCAACTACGCCATGGGGTCAGAAGACCAAAGGTCTTAAAACGCGTTCTAATAAGCGTACTGACAGTATGATCATTCGTCGCCGTCGCGCCAAGAAGAAATAA
- the rplN gene encoding 50S ribosomal protein L14 yields MIQTETILEVADNSGARRVQCIKVLGGSHRRYASVGDIIKVSVKEAIPRGRVKKGDVMNAVVVRTKKGVRRPDGSVLRFDDNAAVLLNQNKAPIATRIFGPVTRELRGDQFMKIVSLAPEVL; encoded by the coding sequence ATGATTCAGACTGAGACAATTCTGGAAGTTGCAGATAATAGTGGTGCACGACGTGTACAGTGTATTAAGGTACTAGGCGGTTCACATCGTCGTTATGCCTCTGTAGGCGACATCATTAAAGTATCTGTTAAAGAAGCAATTCCACGTGGTCGTGTTAAAAAAGGCGATGTAATGAATGCTGTGGTTGTACGTACCAAAAAAGGTGTACGTCGTCCAGATGGTTCAGTACTACGTTTTGATGACAATGCTGCAGTATTGCTTAACCAGAATAAAGCCCCGATTGCCACTCGTATCTTTGGGCCGGTAACTCGTGAACTACGTGGTGATCAATTCATGAAGATTGTATCACTAGCACCAGAAGTACTGTAG